ATGTCTCCCATCCTCTCCCGTTCCCCCGTCACGGCGTGTGCTCGTCATCCGTGCGCACGGCGACCGACGCATCCAGCCGAGATGCGATCGTCGAGGCCACCACGACCGCCACCGCGGCGGCGACCGCGAAGCCTGCGATCGCCACGAGCAGCGGCAGCGCCTCCAGCACCACGGGCGGCTGCACCTGGGCACCCACGAATCCGCGCAGATCCAGCTGATACCGCGGTCGCGTAGGTGCGAGCGGATCGCGCGAGACGAGTGCGCCTTGTCACCGCGAACGGAGACGGGTGTCGGGCGCGAGGTCGACAGACAGGACGGGTCACACGGAACTGATCCAGCGGGGCAGCAGTATCGGCGAGTCACCGGCCTGACCGGGCGTGATCACCGTGTCAAGCGGCAGCCCGTTCCCGTCGACGAGCTGTTGGACCTTCGTCGACAGGCCGCCTCGTGAGCGACCGGTTCGCGGCGTAGTAAGTGGTGGGGACCCAGCGACCGACTGAAACCGGTCGAGGCCGGTACTGCTAGGCGCGGATCTGGGCGATGACTTCGCCGTATTCCGTCTCGCCGATCGGTTCGAAACCAACGCGGCGGAAGAATGCTTCGGGGCCGCTCTCGCCGGGTTCGTAGATGACGTTGACGTGGTCGAAACCGCGGCGGCGTGCTTCTTCCCGTAGATGCTCTACTGCGAAACGTCCGATTCCGCGGTCTTGGTCGATCCCTTCCACATTGATGCGCCAGAGGACGGAGCGGAACTCTTCTCGCGGCGCTTCGGGGTCGAAGTTCGCGCTGATGAACGCGACGACTCTGTCATCGTCACGCACGACGCGCTGCCACGAGGTCTTCGGGTCCACCACTGCGGTGGCCAGACCGTAGCTCACCGGAGCAAGGAACTCTTCTTGCCCGGGCTTCAAGGACATCGTGTTGACCTCGACGATCGTCGAGGCGGAAAGCTCTTCCAATTTGAGCACGAGCTTATCTCCTCTCTCGTTGTGCCCGTAGGAGGGTGTTCTCGTCCTGTAGCGAGATCACCATGGCGATGCCGGCGAGGTTGAGCCCGGCATCGAGCAGGTCGCCGATGCGGCGCAGCCGATCCAGGTCGTCTTCGCTGTACCGACGGGTGCCGCCCTCGGTCCGTTCAGGTTCCAACAGGCCGCGCGCTTCGTACGCGCGCAGGTTCTGCACCCCGGTACCGACCAGTTCCGCGGCCACCGAGATGCCGTACACCGCCCGCGCTCGGTCCGGCCTCCCACCCGTCACTCCATCCACACCCTTCCTCAGACAACTTCCAGACGATTCCCTCTTGCACTAGCTTCACACGTGTGCTACAAAAAATCTATAGCGCAAGCCATAGATCCAAAGTAAATCCGTGGCTCAGACACCGGAGCATCCGAGAGAACAGGAGTGATGGAGGTGGAGACGATGCTGATGCGCACCGACCCGTTCCGTGAATTGGACCGGCTCACCCAACAGATGCTGGGTACCAGCGGCACCTTGGCCCGCCCCTCGGCCATGCCGATGGACGCCTGGCGTGACGGGGATACCTTCCGTGTCGAGTTCGACCTTCCGGGGATCGACCCGGACTCGATCGATCTGGACGTCGAACGCAATGTGGTCACCGTCAAGGCGGAGCGCCCGCCGCGGGCAGAGGACACCGAGATGCTCGCTGCCGAACGACCCCGCGGGGTCTTCAGCAGGCAACTGGTCCTGGGCGACAACCTAGACACCGAGAAGATCAGCGCCAGTTACGAGGCGGGTGTGCTGACGCTGCTGATCCCCGTCGCCGAGCAGGCCAAGCCCCGCAAGATCGCCATCGCCAGCAAGGGCGAGGACCGGCAGGCTATCAACGCCTGACCGCGACGTGAGGCAAGCGATCATGTCCACGACACCGCTGAGCGACGGCACCACGGCGTCGACACTCGACGAGCAGTTCCTCGACCTCGTCTACAGCGACCCGCAACTGCTGGCCGCCGAATTCGAGGAAATCATCGCCGCCGAATGGAGCCAGCCGCCAGCTGATCGGCCTGGGCTTCCTAGTTTCCTTGTGCCGTCGCCAGGTCGCGCCGCCGGGCGCACACCCGTGCGGTCTCGCGTCCCGACCGATCCCCGGCCAGGGTGCCTAGGGGCGTGTGGATGGTCGCGGCAGCGCTCACCCCCGCAGGCCCCGATGCCCTCATCCAGGTGATGACCCGTTCCCGAGATGACTGCTCACCCCGCCCGCAACATTTTCCTTCTCAGGCGTCCGCCGCAGAACGCGAGACGCCACCGCCCGAACGGCGCTCAAGATCCGGCGGGCCGGGCGGCAGCCGTTCTCCTGCCGTGGCCCCGGCTGCCGGGGCCACGGCGAACCCACCACATCCAAGCCGTTCCCACCATGACTATTCAGCAGCCCGACTTCTACACCATCTTGAAAGTGCCATCGACAGCGACGCACACAGAGATCAGCCGCGCGTACCGGGCACTGCTGCGCCGCCACCACCCGGACACTCGCAACGACCCCCAGTCGCCGCCCGATCGATCCGACCCGGTGCTGCAGCACCTGTTCACCGCCTACGCAGTCCTCGGTGACCCGGTGCGCCGAGCCGACTACGACCAGCGGAGAACCCCACCCGCGGCCGGTCCCGCACGTCCAGCACCACAGCCATCACCGGCCACCTCGTCCTCCTGCAGGAAGAGTCCCATCATCGCGGGGCCCGTTCGCTGGCGCCCGAGCCCGGACAGGACCGGATCAGGGCAACGAACAGCGGCCGGATAGCGCCTTGACCGAACTCAGCATAAATCAGCTACTGGCTTCAAGCTGCTGCACGCGCACTGCCCCGGACGTCAGCCGATCACGCCATCGGTAGAGAAGTCCGCGACGCTTCACCTCCGGCCGAATATCGCGCGGTGCCCGGAGCGCCTGAAGAGCCTGAGCACCGGCCTTCTCGTGAATCGCGGCGACTGCGGCCTGGTGATCAGCTTGGGACTGAAGCTCCGCCTCGGTCCAGTCGCCTTCGGGATCGAGACCGAGGTGCTCGGCCCAGGCTCGACGCGCTCGCCGCTCCTCTAGCGCTGCCTGAAGATCCGTCCCGGTTCGCACCATCCCGGGATCTAGACCGATTGCTTCCGCGAATGCCATAACCTGCCGCCGCTCCTCCTCTGCTTCAGCTTCCCTAGCCCACACGTCAAAGTTGGCCTGTTCCTTCGCCTTCCTTGCGGCCTTCTGCTCAGCGGTAAGCGTCATGGCGTCGATCTGTTGTTGGCGACGCCACGCTCGCGCCTGGTCTTGGGCACCTGGCTGTACTCGTTCCTCAAGTGCTTCCGATTTCATCGCCCGCGCCAGGCGTAGGTCACCGCCGCATCGCTCCCGTTGTTCTGCCGCCGGTAGTGCCCACCACTCGGTCCACGCGAGCCCGCCGAGTGCGGCCTTCGCCTTCGCAGGCCACGCATCGATCAGCGCAACCTCGTCAAGTGCTCGCTGGGCAGAAGTGTCGGGCACGCGGCGCGCCACCTGAATTCGGTTGAGATTCGTCGACGATGTTGTTTCGTGCACTTGCGCGATCATGCGATTACGTCCTTTCGTTGTTGCGCGCTACGCAGCGCCTCCAGCAGCATGCCTTCTGGCACGAGCCGGATCTGTCGACGGCTGAGGTTGATACCGGCCTCTGCGAGCGCCGCCTTGACCCGACGAGACCCGGATTGTCCGGCGCGAATGTCGGAGGTTGCGAGGCGCAGCAATGCGTTCACGCGGCCACCTCCGTACGCTCATCCAGCCACGCGAGCAGGTCGCGTTCGCGGATGCGGATCGCGCTACCAATTCGGACGACAGGGAGGCCGGCGTTGTAGATCGCGCGATAGGTGGACTGCACCGACATTCCGAGTTGGGCAGCGGCATCTTTGACGGTGAAGGTTCGAAGATCGGGCGAAGAGTCAGACATGGAGTCCTCCAGACATGGTCGTACTTGTCTGCGGCTCCAGGGCGTTGAACGGTCCGGCCCCAGTCGTTCCCTGTGATGCTTCACTGCTTTACCCGAGTAGTGCCCCTTAAGGTGGTGTAGCCCGCGGTGGCCGGCTCGTCGCTCGCGACGTAAGCGCGGTCACCGTGTGATCCTTCGAGAAGTCTCTTACCTCCACTCGAAAGGCATCATCACGATGACCGCACTTCATATTGTCGACCCTGCGAGCGTGCTCGCTGAAGCCCTGACCGACGCGTCGCCGGATCTGATGCGCAGCCTGCTGCAAACTACGATCAATGCGCTGCTGTCCGCTGACGCGGACGCCGTCGTCGGCGCGGAGTGGGGTAAGCCCTCCCCGGACCGCGTCGCGCAGCGCAACGGCTACCGGCACCGCGACCTGGACACCCGCGTCGGCACCATCGACGTCGCGATCCCGAAGCTGCGGGCGGGCACCTACTTCCCGGAATGGCTTCTCGAGCGCCGCAAACGAGCAGAGACAGCACTGATCACCGTGATCGCGGACTGCTACCTCGCCGGCGTCTCCACGAGGCGGATGGACAAGCTGGTGAAGACCCTCGGGATCCACTCGTTGTCGAAGCCGCAGGTCTCGCGGATGGCGGCCGAGCTCGACGAGCACGTCGACCAGTTCCGCCACCGGCCGCTCGGCGATGCGGGTCCGTTCACGTTCGTCGCGGCCGACGCTCTGACGATGAAGGTCCGCGAAGGAGGGCGCGTGATCAACGCGGTGGTGCTGGTCGCGACCGGCGTCAACGCCGACGGACGCCGCGAAGTCCTCGGGCTTCGGGTCGCGACCTCAGAGACCACAGCGGCTTGGAACTCGTTCTTCGCCGACCTCGTCGCCCGCGGTCTGAGCGGCGTGCGGCTGGTCACCAGCGACGCCCACGCCGGGCTGGTGGAAGCCATCGCCGCGAACCTGCCGGGCGCGGTCTGGCAGAGATGTCGTACCCATTACGCGGCGAATCTGATGTCCGTGACGCCGAAGGCCATGTGGCCGGCTGTGAAAGCGATGCTGCACTCCGTCTACGACCAACCCGACGCCGACAGCGTTCACGCACAGTTCGACCGGCTCCTAGACTACGTCGACGACAAGCTCCCCGACGCGCACGAGCACCTCGATGCTGCCCGGGCGGACATCCTCGCCTTCACCGGGTTCCCCGAAGGGCTCTGGCAGCAGATCTGGTCCAACAACCCCAACGAGAGACTCAACCGCGAGATCCGCCGCCGCACCGACAGCGTCGGCATCTTCCCCAACCGCGACGCGATTATCCGCCTCGTCGGCGCCGTCCTCGCCGAGCAGACAGACGAATGGGCCGAAGGGCGCCGCTACCTCGGCCTCGACATCCTCGCCAAGTCCCGCCTCACCCTCGTCACCGACACCGGACCCGAGGAGGTGAGCGACAACATCCTCGAACTCAGCGCCTGACCCAGCATCGAAGGATCACGAAACGGCTACACCACTACCGGGGACTTGACCTTTACCCGGCGGGCAAAGCGCCTACACGTCGTGGTGGTTCGCTACTTCTTCCCCATCAACGACGTCCGGCAGGCCTCAGGGGTGCATTACTACGCTAGGTGTGATTACGCAGCTTGTCACTGAGCCTCGGCATCCACTCCGAACGCCACGCTCAGGCGGTCAGCGATCTTCCTGTCAGTCTCATCGTAGGAATGCGCGTAGATCGCCGCAGCGCGCATCGTCGTGTGGCCGAGTCGCTTCTGCACGTCAGGCACCGATGCACCGACCGAGTAAGCCAGCGACGCGCCTGTATGCCGCAGATCGTGCCAACGCAGCGCAGGAAGCCCTACCTGCTCGCGCGCTCGCCGGAACATGTCGCCGAGCCAATGCCGCGTCAGGATCGCGCCTGAAGCCGTACCGAACATGAGTTCTTCAGCACCCTGATCGACGTACTGATCGAGGTGCTTCTTCAGCACGTCGATGACGAACCCCGGCAGCGCCACTGTCCTACGGGAGCCCGCCGTCTTGGTTGGGCCGAACACGGGAGTCTTGCCATCGACTTCGACGACAGCCCGCTCCACTCGCACAGTGCCGTTCTCGAGATCGATGTGCCGACGTGCCAGCGCTCGCAGCTCGCCTGACCGCAGACCTGACCATGCAGCCAGCGTCACGGCAGCCGCATAACGGTCAGGCATGGCCTCCGCGAGTGCCCGCACTTGTTCGGCTGTCGCGGGCTTCCGGTCTATCACCGGCGAAGCGCTCGCGTTGCGCAATCGGCAGGGATTCTTGGCGATGATGTCATCGCGTTCAGCCGTCGCCAGGATCGTCTTCAGCGCCCGATATGAGGCCGCTACGGCTGCTGAGCCGTCGCCGCGATCTGAGCGCGCCTGAGAGCCTGGGAGCGGCGATCCTGCCGCCTCCCATGCGTCACGCACCGACCGAGGAATACGCCCAGTGACGGCAACCTGGATGCCGTTGGCGAGTGCCCATCCTCGAACAGGGTTCTCCTTCGGCGGCTCCGGCTCTGCGTGCCGCTCAGCCGCCTCTCTGAGGCATTCTGCGCGCCAGGCATTTACCTTCACCGGGGTGAGCGCCGAAAGTGCGAGCGCACCGAGCTTGGGGATGATGTACCGATCGAGCGCACCACGGTAGAACTCGACGGTTCTCGGCGCCAGGTCGGTCCTGGACCTGAGCCAGTCTTCGGCGTATCCGCCGACTGTCTCCGCGCCGAGACGAGGGTCGATCCAGACCCCGCCGCGTAGTGAGTTCTCTTGGTCTGCGAGCCATGCCCGTGCCGCCGGTCTGGAGTCGAACGTCTGCGGCGCCCGGAAGGTCTTCCCCTTGAGGCGATAGAAAGCTCTGAAGCGCTCGCCGCGTACCTCGACCGTGCCGAACTCGGCGGGATTCCGCCGAGTAAGCCCGGTCTTCCGCCTGGTCACGCCGAGACCCCGAGGCCAGCGCGAGCGGCTGCGCGCAGGAAGTCGTCGGCGTCGACAGTGAACCAGGTGCTCGACATGACGACGCTGAGCTGCTCGCCATGCCTGTCGATGTGCATGACGCGCCCGCCATCGAACTCCGGAACGCGAACCACTTCCTCGCCAGCCGCGATCTGCCGGAGCGCTGCGAGGAAGTCGCCTACCTCGAACGCGTAGCAGGTGCCCTGCTTGCCGCTGTCGACGCAGACAAGGCCCGGCACCACCTGAATCTCGACGCGACGAACAGTGCCGCTCACGGTCACCCGCGCGGCTGACATCCGCTCCGGGCGGATCGACTCGACCTCGAGCATCGTTGACAGATCGGCCAGCAGGGCGTCGACCGCTTCAGGGGTGATGTCATCGTTGAACATGAGAAAGACCTCCGCGAATCCGCGAGTCCCAAGGGTGGGACTCGGTATGGTTCCGCTGGAGGTCTCAACTCATCCAGTCGTGCGAGAAATCAGCCCTCAACAGGTGATTACTCAGTGGACCTGAGGGGACTCGAACCCCTGACCCCCTGCATGCCATGCAGGTGCGCTACCAGCTGCGCCACAGGCCCATCTGCTCCAGGGCTTGCCCCGGCAACCTGTTCAGCATACTACGGAGATCGAACCGATCGCCAATCGCGCCGCCGGGCCGGGTGTGTCGCGGCTGCGCACAGCATCCGGCCCCTCCGCTAGCGACGTTCGGCACGCCCGTCAACCCGCTCCGCACCACCCCTCGCACGGGATAGCGTCAGCGGCAATCCGATCCGAGAGGAGCTGGCCATGAGCAATCCGACCCCCAACTACATCCCCGAAGACCCGGATGCGACCGACGAGGAGGCGCTCGTCACCCGCGAGGTCGACGGCGAGACCGTGCTCGACCCTGACGCCGACCCGGCGCTGGTCAACAGCGCGGAGGCCGACCGGCTGGCAGCCGGCGTCGATGACGACGTCGACGTCGAGAACGTGCCCGCCGGTGGCGTGGGCGCCGACAGCGGAGCGGCAGACACCGTGCAGGTGGATCCGGACAGCGAGGCGGAGGTGCCAGGCGTTTCGGACGACAACGACATCCCGGGCGTCGGAACGCGACGTCCGGACTGAGGGACTACTCCCCCGCAGCTGCCTCGGTGAGCTCGATCGGGATCACCGGGCAGTCCTTCCAGAGGCGCTCGAGCCCGTAGTAGACGCGCTCTTCGGTGTGGAAGACGTGCACGATGAGGTCGCCGAAGTCCAGCAGCACCCAGCGGGCCTCGGCGCGGCCCTCACGGCGCACGCGCTTGTGTCCGGCTTCGTAGAGCTTGTCCTCGATCTCGTCGGCGATCGCGGCGACGTTGCGCTCGCTGTTACCGGTGACGAGCAGGAAGATGTCGACCAGCGGCAACGGCTCGGAGACGTTGAGCGCGACGAGGTCCTCGCCGCCCTTCGACGATGCCGCGTCGGCGGCGACCTGAAGCATCTGGACAGCGTTCTCAGGGGACTGCATCAACCAAGGACTCCTGTGGTGAAGGCGATGATCAGGGCGGCTGCCAGCGCGAGCGCGAGACCGCCGGCGACGATCGCCAGAGTGAGCATGAGCTTGTTGCCGGTGTCGGGTGCGGGAGGACGGATGACCTCACCTGCCGGCTTGGACGTGCTGACCGCGGAACTCGCCGCGATCGGGGTCGGCGACGAGGCGGGCGCGAGCTCGCCGTCCAGCAGCACGGCGTCGACATCCTTGCCGTCTGCGGCACCGCGCGCGTGCCCCTGCGAGCCGAGGCCCGCGGGCAGCGTGTAAGTACCCGTGATGAGCAGCTCGCCGGTGGAGGCGATCGGCCCCGACAGCGACGCCGCTCCGACGGGAGGGGTGAAGATCAGTGCGGTGGATGCTCCGTGCTGCGAGCCCGAGGTGCCCTCGAGCAGGTCGTCGAAGAGTCCTCCGGCTGCCGCCTTCTCATCGGACTTGACGCCGATGCCGAACGCCGCGCCGACCATCGGCCGCTCCTGGGGCGCCGGCTTCTCGGGCGAATGCGGGACCGGCTTCTCGGAGGTATTCTCGGGCGCCTTCTCAACCGGAGCGCCGGGACGGCGCTCTTCGGCTCCCGGCGCCGCGAAGCGCGGCACATCGGCGGATGTCTGCTTCGAGGAGAACGAGGGCAGGCCCGATACCAGACCACCTGCGGCGGGCGCCGGTGCGGGTGCTGTTTCCGGCTTCGACTCGGCCGGCGGCTTGGATTCAGCAACCGGCTTCGACTCAGCAACCGGCTTGGATTCAGCAACCGGCTTCGGCTCTTCCGCCTTCGGCTCATCCTCGTCGGCGTGGCCATCCTGCTCGGCGCGGAGGTGCTCGAGGGCACGCATCTGCCGGCGCGTGAGCGGAGCATCCGACTCACTGACCTCGATGCTCGGCGCGGGCGCCACCTCTACGGGCTCCGCCGCGCGCGGCAGCACCGGCGCGGGCTGGGCGGCAGCGGCCGCCTGCTCGTCGGTGATGACGGGCGTCGAACCGGTCAGGCGGATCTCACGCAGCTGCTTGCGTGTGAGCTTCGCCTCCCCGTCGTGCTCCGGTGTGCTCATGCGTTGCTCCGATACAGATGATGCTTTGCGATGTACTGGACCACTCCATCCGGTACCAGATACCAGACGGGCTGCCCGTCCTCGACGCGTTCCCGGCACGCCGTCGACGAGATCGACAGCGCCGGCACCTCCAGCTGGCTCACCTTCTCAGTAGGCAGTCCGTCCGTGCTCAGCACATGGCCGGGGCGGGAGACGGCGACGAAATGGGCGAGATCCCACAGTTCATCATGGTCCCTCCAACTGAGAATCTGCGCTACGGCATCCGCTCCGGTGATGAAGAACAGCTCGGCATCAGGGCGCTGCGTCTTGAGATCGCGCAGCGTGTCGATCGTGTAGGTCGGCCCCGCCCGGTCGACGTCCACCCGGCTCACGGTGAAGCGGGGGTTGGATGCCGTGGCGATGACCGTCATCAGGTACCGGTGCTCGCTGAGCGAGACGTTCTGCTTCTGCCAGGGCTGACCGGTGGGCACGAAGACGACCTCATCGAGGTCGAAGGAGTGTGCGACCTCGCTCGCCGCGACCAGGTGGCCGTGGTGGATGGGATCGAAGGTGCCACCCATCACCCCGATGCGAGGTGCCCGTGATTGCTGCATGCGCGCCTAGTGGCCGTGGCCACCCGTGCCGTGCTTCTCGGCGTACGCCTCGGCCTTCGCGGAGTGACGGTTGGCCACGTTGCGGTACGAGAGGGTGACCAGACCCAGCGCAGCGAAGACGACGGCCGCGATGATGCCGTAGATCAGCGTCTCGGCGGCCACGTTCCCGTGGCCCTCCGTCTCCGCTGCGGCCATCGCGATCTGAGCGACGAGGTTCATTCTGGCTCCGTTTCTGGGCGGTCGGGCAAGCGCCTGACCAGTCTAGTCCTCAACCCCGGGTCTGACCCGAACCGCGCGCCAGCCATTTCGTGCTGGTCAGCTCGGATACTCCCATCGGGCCACGGGTGTGCAGCTTCTGCGTCGAGATGCCGACCTCGGCGCCGAAGCCGAACTCCGCGCCGTCGGTGAAACGGGTCGAGGCGTTGGCCATCACGACCGCGGAGTCGACCTCGGCGAGGAAGCGCTCGGCGTTG
This is a stretch of genomic DNA from Microbacterium sp. YJN-G. It encodes these proteins:
- a CDS encoding GNAT family N-acetyltransferase — translated: MSLKPGQEEFLAPVSYGLATAVVDPKTSWQRVVRDDDRVVAFISANFDPEAPREEFRSVLWRINVEGIDQDRGIGRFAVEHLREEARRRGFDHVNVIYEPGESGPEAFFRRVGFEPIGETEYGEVIAQIRA
- a CDS encoding MerR family transcriptional regulator — its product is MYGISVAAELVGTGVQNLRAYEARGLLEPERTEGGTRRYSEDDLDRLRRIGDLLDAGLNLAGIAMVISLQDENTLLRAQRERR
- a CDS encoding Hsp20/alpha crystallin family protein; translation: MLMRTDPFRELDRLTQQMLGTSGTLARPSAMPMDAWRDGDTFRVEFDLPGIDPDSIDLDVERNVVTVKAERPPRAEDTEMLAAERPRGVFSRQLVLGDNLDTEKISASYEAGVLTLLIPVAEQAKPRKIAIASKGEDRQAINA
- a CDS encoding J domain-containing protein, producing MTIQQPDFYTILKVPSTATHTEISRAYRALLRRHHPDTRNDPQSPPDRSDPVLQHLFTAYAVLGDPVRRADYDQRRTPPAAGPARPAPQPSPATSSSCRKSPIIAGPVRWRPSPDRTGSGQRTAAG
- a CDS encoding helix-turn-helix domain-containing protein; translation: MSDSSPDLRTFTVKDAAAQLGMSVQSTYRAIYNAGLPVVRIGSAIRIRERDLLAWLDERTEVAA
- a CDS encoding IS256 family transposase; this translates as MTALHIVDPASVLAEALTDASPDLMRSLLQTTINALLSADADAVVGAEWGKPSPDRVAQRNGYRHRDLDTRVGTIDVAIPKLRAGTYFPEWLLERRKRAETALITVIADCYLAGVSTRRMDKLVKTLGIHSLSKPQVSRMAAELDEHVDQFRHRPLGDAGPFTFVAADALTMKVREGGRVINAVVLVATGVNADGRREVLGLRVATSETTAAWNSFFADLVARGLSGVRLVTSDAHAGLVEAIAANLPGAVWQRCRTHYAANLMSVTPKAMWPAVKAMLHSVYDQPDADSVHAQFDRLLDYVDDKLPDAHEHLDAARADILAFTGFPEGLWQQIWSNNPNERLNREIRRRTDSVGIFPNRDAIIRLVGAVLAEQTDEWAEGRRYLGLDILAKSRLTLVTDTGPEEVSDNILELSA
- a CDS encoding tyrosine-type recombinase/integrase codes for the protein MTRRKTGLTRRNPAEFGTVEVRGERFRAFYRLKGKTFRAPQTFDSRPAARAWLADQENSLRGGVWIDPRLGAETVGGYAEDWLRSRTDLAPRTVEFYRGALDRYIIPKLGALALSALTPVKVNAWRAECLREAAERHAEPEPPKENPVRGWALANGIQVAVTGRIPRSVRDAWEAAGSPLPGSQARSDRGDGSAAVAASYRALKTILATAERDDIIAKNPCRLRNASASPVIDRKPATAEQVRALAEAMPDRYAAAVTLAAWSGLRSGELRALARRHIDLENGTVRVERAVVEVDGKTPVFGPTKTAGSRRTVALPGFVIDVLKKHLDQYVDQGAEELMFGTASGAILTRHWLGDMFRRAREQVGLPALRWHDLRHTGASLAYSVGASVPDVQKRLGHTTMRAAAIYAHSYDETDRKIADRLSVAFGVDAEAQ
- the rsfS gene encoding ribosome silencing factor is translated as MQSPENAVQMLQVAADAASSKGGEDLVALNVSEPLPLVDIFLLVTGNSERNVAAIADEIEDKLYEAGHKRVRREGRAEARWVLLDFGDLIVHVFHTEERVYYGLERLWKDCPVIPIELTEAAAGE
- the nadD gene encoding nicotinate-nucleotide adenylyltransferase → MQQSRAPRIGVMGGTFDPIHHGHLVAASEVAHSFDLDEVVFVPTGQPWQKQNVSLSEHRYLMTVIATASNPRFTVSRVDVDRAGPTYTIDTLRDLKTQRPDAELFFITGADAVAQILSWRDHDELWDLAHFVAVSRPGHVLSTDGLPTEKVSQLEVPALSISSTACRERVEDGQPVWYLVPDGVVQYIAKHHLYRSNA